From a region of the Pyrococcus kukulkanii genome:
- a CDS encoding YhbY family RNA-binding protein: MVTKRLPGKVRRALRARYYDIEPRAWIGKRGLEESVIKEIETQLARTGVLKVEIRKGALIATKMTRKEIAEKVAELTDSELLEVRGKRFILFKPREGWERYLKRLQMKEQSKKKVKEEPVRKIKLDILEFRKKFKRGRG; the protein is encoded by the coding sequence ATGGTCACTAAGAGACTTCCTGGGAAAGTTAGGCGGGCCCTTAGGGCGAGATATTATGATATTGAACCTAGAGCATGGATTGGGAAGAGGGGATTAGAGGAGAGCGTAATAAAGGAGATAGAGACACAACTAGCGAGGACTGGAGTTCTCAAAGTCGAGATTAGAAAAGGAGCTTTAATTGCCACAAAAATGACGAGGAAGGAGATAGCCGAAAAGGTCGCAGAGCTAACTGACAGTGAACTCTTGGAGGTTAGGGGCAAAAGGTTTATATTATTCAAGCCGAGAGAGGGTTGGGAAAGGTATTTAAAGAGGCTCCAGATGAAGGAGCAATCAAAGAAGAAGGTTAAAGAAGAACCCGTTCGCAAGATCAAGCTTGATATCCTTGAGTTCAGGAAGAAATTCAAAAGAGGGAGGGGTTGA
- a CDS encoding 30S ribosomal protein S19e, translating into MATVYDVPGDLLVERVAQRLKEIPEIKPPEWAPFVKTGRHKERLPEQEDWWYYRVASILRRVYIDGPVGIERLRTYYGGRKNRGHAPERFYKAGGSIIRKALQQLEAAGFVEKVPGKGRVITPKGRSFLDKIATELKKELEEVIPELKKY; encoded by the coding sequence ATGGCGACAGTTTATGATGTTCCCGGTGATCTTTTGGTTGAGAGGGTCGCTCAGAGGCTTAAGGAAATCCCCGAGATAAAGCCTCCGGAGTGGGCGCCGTTCGTTAAGACCGGAAGACACAAGGAGAGGCTTCCAGAGCAGGAGGACTGGTGGTACTACAGGGTAGCCTCAATCCTTAGGAGGGTTTACATCGACGGTCCAGTTGGTATCGAAAGGCTCAGGACGTACTACGGTGGAAGGAAGAACAGGGGACACGCTCCGGAGAGGTTCTACAAGGCTGGGGGTAGCATTATAAGGAAGGCCCTTCAACAGTTGGAAGCTGCCGGTTTCGTTGAGAAAGTCCCAGGTAAGGGCAGGGTTATTACCCCAAAGGGCAGGAGCTTCCTTGATAAGATAGCCACTGAGCTCAAGAAGGAGCTTGAGGAGGTTATTCCAGAGCTCAAGAAGTACTGA
- a CDS encoding PRC-barrel domain-containing protein, which produces MVRIRASKLRDVELITDTGVRLGWIYDILFDEDGSQGEKGEILAILADPDEDLDLSSFVVTEDGLLVIPMRAVKSIGEVIVVDSNELAKVARK; this is translated from the coding sequence ATGGTTAGGATAAGGGCTTCTAAGTTGAGGGATGTTGAGCTAATTACGGACACGGGAGTAAGACTTGGGTGGATCTATGACATACTCTTCGATGAAGATGGTAGCCAGGGAGAAAAGGGGGAGATACTTGCAATTCTTGCGGATCCAGATGAAGATCTAGACTTAAGCTCCTTCGTTGTAACGGAAGATGGATTGCTTGTAATCCCCATGAGGGCAGTTAAGAGCATTGGAGAAGTTATAGTTGTTGATTCCAACGAATTGGCAAAAGTTGCGAGGAAATGA
- a CDS encoding DUF447 domain-containing protein: protein MIRRLFPQEGKVYETLLVTSSNLTPVGVRRKNNCLFFRIFEGKSYRDLLRNTEAVIQIIPDAEFLVSVAFNIFPRIEFLPSQEVRIRRIKGYPWIEGYVECKKIVVVDSLGRSKALDCVFEPVYVGMVKAIPTPISRADNALLELGVLASRLLVGYSKGSSETEKLKLKVRELYRLYKKLGGRSDIAEEIYMLAMRGSDGE from the coding sequence ATGATCAGGCGGTTGTTTCCTCAGGAAGGTAAGGTGTATGAGACTCTCCTCGTTACTTCTTCTAACTTAACCCCTGTTGGTGTGCGTAGGAAAAATAACTGTCTATTCTTTAGGATCTTTGAAGGGAAAAGCTATCGGGATTTACTACGGAATACAGAAGCAGTTATCCAAATAATACCAGATGCGGAATTCCTTGTTTCCGTAGCTTTTAACATATTTCCTAGGATAGAGTTTTTACCTTCCCAGGAAGTCAGGATTAGAAGAATTAAAGGATATCCTTGGATTGAGGGATACGTGGAATGTAAAAAAATAGTAGTAGTTGATTCTTTGGGCAGAAGCAAAGCTCTGGATTGTGTTTTTGAGCCGGTCTATGTTGGTATGGTCAAGGCTATTCCAACCCCAATAAGCAGAGCTGACAATGCTTTACTTGAGTTGGGGGTTCTTGCAAGTAGGTTATTAGTGGGGTATTCTAAGGGCTCTTCAGAGACTGAAAAACTCAAGCTTAAGGTTAGGGAACTTTATAGGTTATATAAAAAATTGGGGGGTAGATCGGATATTGCGGAGGAAATATACATGTTGGCTATGCGAGGATCAGATGGAGAGTAG
- a CDS encoding CARDB domain-containing protein, with amino-acid sequence MKKVIMVIVLFATILLPVYAQPVLIIEATPKEIEGKPGDTLTFNVTITNVGNSTAENVTVFVFNKVKGILFTQGFIRSIPPNTTANITLKAYLIKPEAGVYKLTVVGKLGNYIAEDYLKLKVKSVINYTLRIQGPVMVIYGRNVSMVVSINSNSNVLLYGNAKIVILKDGQVLKEVNYRPMIKPWESWSENIIIPRPEIGNYSVIFSANFYNRIKNTTFNFTVFRRPLTYEAYFENGEIIVKVTQKGTPVKNIEVTIGNTTMYTDENGVVMYPVNSPGTYLIRVNLDGVISEKLITVERPIVVPIVKNSSLKIKVLDSTGKPIKGITVEVTSERGTFYGVTNEEGICEFNLSEVGYGKIKVEANSIKYLPSATSITIKPPLKQEVETSTTTTTITTTIFKTETATPVVKEGKKIDKGLIGLIIVFVITLGISSYLAFFRPIVVEDKIGRYYFIKIKAPRLAPLKEFKYEKLATVEEAWAEKGTVRVEGNIVIWQIDKLEPGEEATLHLILA; translated from the coding sequence ATGAAGAAAGTTATAATGGTCATCGTTCTATTTGCAACAATACTTCTCCCAGTATATGCTCAACCCGTTTTAATAATTGAAGCAACCCCAAAAGAAATCGAAGGAAAGCCTGGGGACACGCTTACCTTTAACGTTACCATTACGAATGTAGGGAACTCGACTGCAGAAAACGTGACTGTTTTCGTGTTCAATAAGGTCAAGGGCATCTTATTCACTCAGGGATTTATCAGATCAATCCCCCCAAACACAACTGCAAATATAACCCTTAAAGCGTATCTAATAAAACCCGAAGCAGGGGTTTACAAGCTAACAGTTGTAGGAAAACTTGGGAACTACATAGCGGAGGATTATCTCAAATTAAAGGTCAAATCGGTCATAAACTACACCCTCAGGATTCAGGGGCCAGTAATGGTAATCTATGGGCGGAATGTCTCTATGGTTGTTTCAATAAACTCAAACTCAAACGTCCTACTATATGGGAATGCAAAAATAGTGATATTAAAAGATGGCCAAGTATTGAAGGAAGTAAACTACAGACCAATGATAAAACCCTGGGAATCTTGGAGCGAAAATATCATTATTCCAAGGCCTGAAATCGGAAACTACTCTGTAATATTCTCGGCAAACTTCTATAATAGAATCAAGAACACAACCTTTAATTTCACTGTATTTAGAAGGCCCCTAACCTACGAGGCATATTTCGAAAACGGAGAGATTATCGTTAAGGTTACTCAAAAAGGAACGCCCGTTAAGAACATTGAAGTCACAATAGGAAACACCACAATGTACACGGACGAAAATGGCGTTGTAATGTACCCCGTTAACTCCCCAGGCACTTACCTCATAAGGGTGAATTTAGATGGAGTAATCTCGGAGAAGTTGATAACCGTAGAAAGGCCAATAGTGGTCCCCATCGTTAAGAATTCCTCCTTAAAGATCAAAGTTCTAGATTCCACTGGAAAGCCCATCAAAGGTATAACGGTGGAGGTAACTTCAGAAAGGGGAACTTTTTATGGAGTAACGAACGAAGAGGGAATATGCGAGTTTAACTTATCTGAAGTTGGATATGGGAAGATAAAAGTAGAGGCCAATAGCATTAAATATTTACCATCCGCGACCTCGATAACCATTAAACCACCCCTTAAGCAAGAGGTTGAAACGTCTACAACCACAACCACTATAACCACAACTATTTTTAAGACGGAAACTGCAACCCCAGTTGTTAAGGAGGGCAAGAAGATAGATAAGGGACTCATAGGGCTAATTATTGTATTCGTTATTACCTTAGGGATAAGCTCATACCTTGCCTTCTTTAGACCAATCGTTGTGGAGGACAAAATCGGGAGGTACTACTTCATCAAAATTAAAGCGCCACGCTTGGCTCCATTGAAAGAGTTCAAGTATGAAAAACTGGCAACCGTGGAAGAAGCCTGGGCTGAGAAGGGGACAGTAAGGGTTGAAGGGAATATTGTAATATGGCAAATTGACAAATTAGAACCAGGAGAGGAGGCTACTCTCCATCTGATCCTCGCATAG
- the hjc gene encoding Holliday junction resolvase Hjc translates to MYRKGANAERELIRLLEKYGFAVIRSAGSKKVDIVAGNGNRYLCIEVKSTRKEKLSIKKEEVERVRDFASKFGGTPILAVKFIGRGWRFVELKKDEKVTLHVNEGLPIDIILGIQKTLGEKE, encoded by the coding sequence ATGTACAGAAAAGGGGCGAACGCCGAAAGAGAGCTAATAAGGTTATTAGAAAAGTATGGATTTGCAGTTATAAGGTCTGCTGGTAGTAAGAAAGTAGATATAGTTGCCGGCAATGGAAACAGGTACTTATGCATAGAGGTAAAATCTACGAGGAAAGAGAAACTATCAATCAAGAAGGAAGAAGTTGAAAGGGTAAGAGACTTTGCGAGCAAATTTGGTGGTACCCCTATATTAGCTGTCAAGTTCATAGGAAGGGGTTGGAGGTTTGTAGAATTAAAAAAGGATGAGAAGGTAACCCTCCATGTTAACGAAGGTTTACCTATAGATATAATACTCGGAATACAAAAAACATTGGGGGAGAAAGAATGA